The following are from one region of the Eulemur rufifrons isolate Redbay chromosome 17, OSU_ERuf_1, whole genome shotgun sequence genome:
- the BHMT2 gene encoding S-methylmethionine--homocysteine S-methyltransferase BHMT2 isoform X2, whose translation MASTRAPGAKKGILERLDSGEVVIGDGSFLITLEKRGYVKAGLWTPEAVVEHPNAVRQLHMEFLRAGSNVMQTFTFSASEDNMESQYFEYVEEAVWAVEVLKESGKPVAATMCIGPAGDMRGVRPGECAARLVKAGASIVGVNCRFGPGTSLKTVELMKEGLGAAGLKAHLMVQSLGFHTPDCGKGGFVDLPEYPFGLEPRVATRWDIHKYAREAYNLGVRYIGGCCGFEPYHIRAIAEELAPERGFLPLASEKHGSWGSSLNMHTKPWIRARARREYWENLLPASGRPFCPSLSKPDV comes from the exons ATGGCATCGACCCGAGCCCCGGGGGCCAAGAAG ggTATTTTGGAACGTCTGGATAGTGGGGAGGTTGTAATTGGAGATGGCAGCTTTCTTATTACTCTGGAGAAGAGAGGCTACGTGAAAGCTGGGCTCTGGACTCCGGAGGCAGTTGTGGAACATCCAAATGCAG TTCGTCAGCTTCACATGGAATTCTTGAGAGCCGGATCAAATGTCATGCAGACTTTCACCTTTTCTGCCAGTGAGGACAATATGGAAAGCCAG tattttgagTATGTCGAAGAAGCTGTGTGGGCTGTGGAAGTCTTAAAGGAATCGGGTAAACCCGTGGCAGCCACCATGTGCATAGGCCCCGCGGGAGACATGCGCGGTGTAAGGCCTGGAGAATGCGCTGCGAGGCTGGTGAAGGCAG gGGCTTCCATCGTTGGTGTGAACTGCCGATTCGGGCCCGGGACCAGCTTGAAGACGGTGGAGCTCATGAAGGAGGGCCTGGGGGCCGCAGGGCTGAAAGCGCACCTTATGGTGCAGTCCCTGGGGTTCCACACGCCTGACTGTGGCAAAGGCGGGTTTGTGGATCTCCCGGAATATCCCTTTG gACTGGAGCCCAGAGTTGCAACCAGATGGGATATTCACAAGTATGCCAGGGAGGCTTACAACCTGGGGGTCAGGTACATTGGCGGGTGCTGTGGATTCGAGCCCTACCACATCAGGGCAATTGCAGAGGAGCTGGCCCCGGAAAGGGGATTTTTGCCTTTGGCATCTGAAAAACATGGTAGTTGGGGAAGTAGTCTCAATATGCACACCAAACCCTGGATTAGAGCAAg GGCTAGAAGAGAGTATTGGGAAAATCTGCTGCCAGCTTCAGGCAGACCATTCTGTCCTTCGCTATCAAAGCCAGATGTCTGA
- the BHMT2 gene encoding S-methylmethionine--homocysteine S-methyltransferase BHMT2 isoform X1, protein MASTRAPGAKKGILERLDSGEVVIGDGSFLITLEKRGYVKAGLWTPEAVVEHPNAVRQLHMEFLRAGSNVMQTFTFSASEDNMESQWEDVNAAACDLAKEVAGKGDALVAGGICQTSMYKYHKDEARIKKLFRQQLEVFTRKNVDFLIAEYFEYVEEAVWAVEVLKESGKPVAATMCIGPAGDMRGVRPGECAARLVKAGASIVGVNCRFGPGTSLKTVELMKEGLGAAGLKAHLMVQSLGFHTPDCGKGGFVDLPEYPFGLEPRVATRWDIHKYAREAYNLGVRYIGGCCGFEPYHIRAIAEELAPERGFLPLASEKHGSWGSSLNMHTKPWIRARARREYWENLLPASGRPFCPSLSKPDV, encoded by the exons ATGGCATCGACCCGAGCCCCGGGGGCCAAGAAG ggTATTTTGGAACGTCTGGATAGTGGGGAGGTTGTAATTGGAGATGGCAGCTTTCTTATTACTCTGGAGAAGAGAGGCTACGTGAAAGCTGGGCTCTGGACTCCGGAGGCAGTTGTGGAACATCCAAATGCAG TTCGTCAGCTTCACATGGAATTCTTGAGAGCCGGATCAAATGTCATGCAGACTTTCACCTTTTCTGCCAGTGAGGACAATATGGAAAGCCAG TGGGAAGATGTAAATGCTGCTGCCTGTGACCTTGCCAAGGAAGTGGCTGGCAAAGGTGATGCTTTGGTGGCAGGGGGGATCTGCCAGACGTCAATGTACAAATACCACAAGGATGAAGCTagaattaaaaaactttttcgACAACAGCTAGAGGTTTTTACCAGGAAAAATGTGGACTTCTTGATTGCAGAG tattttgagTATGTCGAAGAAGCTGTGTGGGCTGTGGAAGTCTTAAAGGAATCGGGTAAACCCGTGGCAGCCACCATGTGCATAGGCCCCGCGGGAGACATGCGCGGTGTAAGGCCTGGAGAATGCGCTGCGAGGCTGGTGAAGGCAG gGGCTTCCATCGTTGGTGTGAACTGCCGATTCGGGCCCGGGACCAGCTTGAAGACGGTGGAGCTCATGAAGGAGGGCCTGGGGGCCGCAGGGCTGAAAGCGCACCTTATGGTGCAGTCCCTGGGGTTCCACACGCCTGACTGTGGCAAAGGCGGGTTTGTGGATCTCCCGGAATATCCCTTTG gACTGGAGCCCAGAGTTGCAACCAGATGGGATATTCACAAGTATGCCAGGGAGGCTTACAACCTGGGGGTCAGGTACATTGGCGGGTGCTGTGGATTCGAGCCCTACCACATCAGGGCAATTGCAGAGGAGCTGGCCCCGGAAAGGGGATTTTTGCCTTTGGCATCTGAAAAACATGGTAGTTGGGGAAGTAGTCTCAATATGCACACCAAACCCTGGATTAGAGCAAg GGCTAGAAGAGAGTATTGGGAAAATCTGCTGCCAGCTTCAGGCAGACCATTCTGTCCTTCGCTATCAAAGCCAGATGTCTGA